A single Flavobacterium sp. 1 DNA region contains:
- a CDS encoding AidA/PixA family protein — MKTEEIYEETNDFVINSINEIINVQIIIDTDKLISDFETPSVDDESPIAIDHNYMYVVVSTPNETIGHESNINLKLSAEVGDIIRFNTISEYNNMDNSVLLCEVKKVKGANVFGRFKSKFFNKISIEAAIGESPLPPVFVKRAFWFYESSVKKIGKETFSLKFALYVRRRGQQDPILWGYYICNQVIVVRGLSAIHE; from the coding sequence ATGAAAACAGAAGAAATTTACGAAGAAACTAATGACTTTGTAATCAACTCAATAAATGAAATAATAAATGTGCAAATCATTATTGATACAGATAAATTAATAAGTGATTTTGAGACTCCTAGTGTAGACGATGAGAGTCCTATTGCCATAGATCATAATTATATGTATGTAGTTGTTTCGACCCCAAATGAGACAATAGGTCATGAAAGTAATATCAATTTGAAACTTAGTGCAGAAGTAGGAGATATTATTCGATTTAATACTATTTCAGAATACAATAACATGGATAATTCGGTATTGCTTTGTGAAGTTAAAAAAGTTAAAGGGGCCAATGTTTTTGGAAGGTTTAAATCTAAGTTTTTCAATAAAATTAGTATTGAGGCTGCTATAGGAGAATCACCACTGCCGCCTGTCTTTGTAAAGAGGGCTTTTTGGTTTTATGAATCGAGTGTCAAAAAGATAGGGAAAGAGACATTTTCTTTGAAGTTTGCTTTATATGTAAGGAGGAGGGGTCAACAAGATCCTATTCTTTGGGGTTATTATATTTGTAATCAGGTTATAGTAGTTAGAGGCTTATCTGCTATTCATGAGTAG
- a CDS encoding NADPH-dependent FMN reductase: protein MHKLGSTRENSINLQIVKAILKTFSEKALFLIFDTIADMPHFNPDLDNQQLPESIHSFREEIRIADGILICTPKYVLSLPRSFKNGLEWTVSTTLLSKKPVALITASGEKAQEELNLIMKTLEAKFNDNTTLLIKGARGKADENGNIKDEETTQNLKNLITHFLELL, encoded by the coding sequence ATCCATAAATTAGGAAGCACTAGAGAAAATTCGATTAACCTACAAATCGTAAAAGCAATATTAAAAACATTTTCAGAGAAAGCTCTTTTTTTGATTTTTGATACCATTGCAGACATGCCTCATTTCAATCCTGATTTAGACAATCAACAATTACCGGAATCAATTCATTCTTTTCGAGAAGAAATAAGAATTGCAGATGGCATCCTTATTTGCACACCCAAATATGTGCTTAGCTTGCCTAGAAGTTTTAAAAATGGATTAGAATGGACTGTTTCTACTACCTTGTTATCAAAAAAGCCCGTTGCTTTGATAACGGCATCGGGAGAAAAAGCCCAGGAAGAATTAAATCTGATAATGAAGACGCTTGAGGCAAAGTTTAATGACAACACTACTCTTCTGATAAAAGGTGCTAGAGGTAAAGCAGACGAAAATGGAAATATAAAAGACGAAGAAACCACACAAAATCTAAAAAACTTAATAACTCATTTTTTAGAATTACTATAA
- a CDS encoding SGNH/GDSL hydrolase family protein, with protein MNYKKKYLLFLLIAISFASIAQKKTETQSLFEYQGRVEKMPDNKAILIGAASSVSFDFIENSCSVSLQSVENHQNYVSIELDGNYIGRVRIEKGEMKTYPIKVSNSKKTHHLSIYKATEAANGGVLFGGTTAKLAESSVSKKKKKIELIGDSITCGFGNDASTIPCGSGDWYDQHNAYWAYGPVLSRALNIDFVLSSVSGYGMYRNWNDEHENEPIIPDVYENLYLNKDSSKPYDFAFQPDLVSICLGTNDLSDGDGKKARLSFNEEKYVSNYIDFIKTVYKHAPNTRIVLLNSPMVSGERNVTLVKCLKKVIQAFENDKTHKPIVLFEFQPMSPKGCGYHPDIADDKVMADQLIPYFKKLLNEMSIPKKL; from the coding sequence ATGAATTACAAAAAAAAATACCTTTTATTTTTATTGATTGCCATTTCGTTTGCTTCTATTGCCCAAAAAAAGACTGAAACCCAATCGCTTTTTGAATATCAGGGGAGAGTCGAAAAAATGCCCGACAATAAAGCAATTCTTATTGGTGCCGCTTCATCAGTGTCTTTTGATTTCATCGAAAATTCCTGTTCTGTATCTCTGCAAAGTGTTGAGAATCATCAAAACTATGTTTCGATAGAACTTGACGGAAACTATATTGGGAGAGTTCGAATTGAGAAAGGGGAAATGAAAACCTATCCTATTAAAGTTTCTAATAGTAAAAAAACACATCATCTTTCCATTTATAAAGCCACAGAAGCGGCCAATGGTGGTGTTTTATTTGGAGGAACTACTGCGAAGTTAGCCGAAAGTTCGGTTTCCAAAAAGAAGAAAAAAATTGAACTTATAGGCGATTCCATAACGTGCGGTTTTGGAAACGATGCTTCAACAATTCCTTGCGGGAGCGGAGATTGGTACGATCAGCACAATGCGTATTGGGCTTATGGTCCCGTGCTTTCCAGAGCATTGAATATCGATTTCGTATTGAGTTCTGTTTCTGGTTACGGCATGTACCGCAACTGGAATGATGAGCATGAGAACGAACCCATTATCCCGGATGTATATGAAAATTTATATCTGAATAAAGACAGTTCAAAACCCTATGATTTTGCTTTTCAGCCTGATTTGGTGAGTATTTGTTTGGGAACCAATGACCTTTCGGATGGTGATGGCAAAAAAGCTAGATTATCATTTAATGAAGAAAAATACGTTTCAAATTATATTGATTTTATCAAAACGGTTTACAAACACGCACCTAACACCAGAATTGTTTTGCTGAACAGTCCGATGGTTTCGGGAGAGCGGAATGTGACTTTGGTAAAATGTTTGAAAAAAGTGATTCAGGCTTTTGAAAATGATAAAACACACAAACCAATTGTGCTGTTTGAATTCCAGCCGATGTCTCCAAAAGGCTGCGGTTATCATCCCGATATCGCTGATGATAAAGTGATGGCAGATCAATTAATTCCTTATTTTAAAAAGTTACTAAATGAAATGAGCATTCCTAAGAAGCTCTAA
- a CDS encoding sialate O-acetylesterase → MKNKIIVFVLFLILSNTASANVTLPNIFSDNMVLQRNSEVIIWGFANPQEEVVVTPSWNNQEYKVKASNQAKWELNIPTPKEGGPYTIIIKGYNEIVLKNILIGEVWICSGQSNMEMNASWGIENGDEAVKNAMNPNIRFFLVPKLTAMTPQNNISGTWTECSPETMKYFSAVGYFFGKRLQEELKNVPIGLISSNWGGTPAEIWMPEEVIQNDAVLLEAAKTRKEESYGPNQPGRAFNAMIYPLTKLKIAGALWYQGESNVGSAVYDKTLSALIISWRKLWNYDFPFYFVQIAPYKYGEDHFGGAIIRDAQRKVLQEVPNTGMVMTSDISPIDDIHPKDKKSVGIRLANLALANTYKTNTALVNGPLYKAITVEKNKIIVAFDYADGLYFKDKKADLFEVAGSDNVFYKAAAVIKNNAVIVQSDKVRAPVKVRYAWKNTDQGSLFNKANLPASSFITE, encoded by the coding sequence ATGAAAAATAAGATAATTGTCTTTGTTCTTTTCCTGATACTTTCAAATACCGCTTCCGCAAATGTTACGCTTCCGAATATCTTTTCGGATAATATGGTTTTGCAGCGCAATAGTGAAGTTATCATTTGGGGATTTGCTAATCCGCAGGAAGAAGTTGTGGTTACACCAAGCTGGAATAATCAGGAGTATAAAGTAAAAGCAAGCAATCAGGCAAAATGGGAACTCAATATTCCAACTCCAAAAGAAGGAGGACCTTATACTATTATCATAAAAGGATACAACGAAATCGTACTGAAAAACATTCTGATTGGCGAAGTTTGGATTTGTTCCGGTCAATCGAATATGGAAATGAATGCTAGTTGGGGAATTGAGAATGGTGATGAAGCGGTAAAAAATGCGATGAATCCTAATATCCGATTTTTTTTGGTGCCTAAATTAACCGCCATGACTCCGCAAAATAACATATCGGGAACCTGGACGGAATGCTCGCCGGAAACGATGAAATATTTTAGTGCCGTGGGGTATTTTTTCGGAAAGCGTCTGCAGGAAGAATTGAAAAATGTACCCATTGGTTTGATTTCGTCTAATTGGGGAGGAACGCCTGCTGAGATCTGGATGCCGGAAGAGGTGATTCAGAACGATGCCGTTTTATTGGAAGCAGCCAAAACACGAAAAGAGGAAAGTTATGGGCCAAACCAGCCTGGACGCGCTTTTAACGCGATGATTTATCCGCTTACAAAATTAAAAATTGCTGGAGCATTGTGGTATCAGGGAGAAAGCAATGTGGGATCAGCGGTTTATGACAAAACACTTTCGGCTTTAATCATTTCGTGGAGAAAATTATGGAATTATGATTTTCCGTTTTATTTTGTACAGATTGCACCTTATAAATATGGAGAAGATCATTTTGGAGGAGCTATAATCCGAGATGCCCAGCGAAAAGTACTGCAGGAAGTCCCGAATACAGGAATGGTAATGACGAGTGATATTTCGCCTATAGATGATATTCATCCAAAGGATAAAAAATCGGTGGGGATTCGTTTGGCCAATTTGGCTTTGGCGAATACCTACAAAACGAATACAGCATTGGTAAACGGACCGCTTTATAAAGCAATTACCGTTGAAAAAAATAAAATAATAGTCGCTTTTGATTATGCAGATGGCTTGTATTTTAAGGACAAGAAAGCTGATTTGTTTGAAGTGGCAGGAAGTGACAATGTGTTTTATAAAGCTGCTGCTGTTATTAAAAATAATGCGGTAATAGTACAGTCGGATAAGGTGAGAGCACCGGTTAAAGTGCGTTATGCTTGGAAAAATACCGATCAGGGAAGTCTTTTTAATAAAGCGAATTTGCCTGCTTCGTCTTTTATAACAGAATAA
- the bglX gene encoding beta-glucosidase BglX, whose amino-acid sequence MKKIITAGIFTLITIGTMIAQKLPHLDKTKPIEERVDLLLKQMTLEEKVGQMNQYNGFWEVTGPAPKGGTAELKYEHLRKGFVGSMLTVRGVKEVRAVQKIAVEETRLGIPLIIGFDVIHGYKTLSPIPLAESASWDLEAIKKSAQIAADEASASGINWTFGPNVDVANDARWGRVMEGAGEDPYLGSKIATARVKGFQGETIADLAKVNTIAACAKHFAAYGYVEAGLEYNIVDISNSKLYNSVLPPFKATVDAGVRTFMNSFNTLNGVPATGNVFLQRDILKGKWKFDGFVISDYASIREMIAHGYAKDEEDATLKGVVAGSDMDMESYLYVAKLVGLVKEGKVKEALVDDAVRRILRVKFELGLFDDPYKYCDEKREKEVIGSKANNEGVLDMAKKSIVLLKNAPSPSGRAGEGVLPLKKSGQKIALIGALANDKTSPLGSWRIASDDNTAVSVLEGMQQYKDNKLTFEKGGDLTVGKISFLDEVVFNTTDKSGFEAAKKVAKEADVVVMVLGEHGFQSGEGRSRTDLNLPGLQQELLEEVYKVNPNIVLVLNNGRPLSIPWAAEHVPAIVEAWHLGTQTGNAVAQVLYGDYNPSGKLPMSFPRNVGQVPIYYNRYSTGRPANTDKNVFWTHYTDVEKTPQFPFGFGLSYTTFDYKNLKLNNTAFAKGEPVQVTVEVTNSGNYDGKEVVQLYIHDDYASIIRPIKELKGFELVNLKKGETKTISFTLTDKELGFYDNDGNYLVEPGTFKIMVGGSSDKGLESGFELK is encoded by the coding sequence ATGAAAAAAATAATTACAGCAGGGATTTTTACCCTGATTACAATTGGAACTATGATTGCACAAAAATTACCCCATTTAGACAAAACTAAACCTATTGAAGAGCGCGTTGATTTGCTGTTGAAACAAATGACACTGGAAGAGAAAGTGGGACAAATGAACCAATACAACGGATTTTGGGAAGTTACGGGGCCAGCTCCAAAAGGCGGTACTGCCGAGCTGAAATATGAGCATTTACGTAAAGGATTTGTGGGATCTATGCTGACAGTTCGCGGTGTGAAAGAAGTTCGAGCTGTACAGAAAATTGCAGTTGAAGAGACGCGATTGGGGATTCCGCTGATTATTGGGTTTGATGTGATTCATGGTTATAAAACATTGAGTCCTATTCCGCTCGCAGAATCGGCAAGCTGGGATCTGGAAGCGATAAAAAAATCAGCTCAGATTGCGGCTGATGAAGCTTCGGCATCTGGAATTAACTGGACTTTTGGACCAAATGTAGATGTTGCCAATGATGCCCGCTGGGGTCGTGTGATGGAAGGGGCAGGAGAAGATCCTTATTTGGGAAGTAAAATTGCGACTGCCAGAGTTAAGGGTTTTCAAGGAGAAACCATTGCCGATTTGGCAAAAGTAAATACGATTGCTGCCTGCGCGAAACATTTTGCGGCTTATGGTTATGTAGAGGCTGGATTAGAATATAATATTGTGGATATCAGCAATTCTAAATTGTATAATTCAGTTTTGCCACCGTTTAAAGCCACTGTTGATGCGGGTGTTCGTACGTTTATGAATTCCTTTAATACGCTGAATGGTGTTCCGGCAACAGGAAATGTGTTTCTGCAAAGAGATATTCTGAAAGGAAAATGGAAGTTTGATGGTTTTGTAATTTCTGACTATGCTTCGATTCGCGAGATGATCGCGCATGGTTATGCCAAAGATGAGGAAGATGCTACTTTGAAAGGGGTAGTTGCAGGATCGGATATGGATATGGAATCGTATTTGTATGTGGCGAAATTAGTTGGGTTGGTTAAGGAAGGAAAAGTTAAAGAAGCTTTGGTGGATGATGCTGTCCGCAGAATTTTGCGTGTGAAATTTGAATTGGGATTATTTGATGATCCTTATAAATATTGTGATGAAAAACGCGAAAAAGAAGTTATTGGAAGCAAAGCCAATAATGAAGGCGTTTTGGACATGGCGAAAAAATCCATAGTGTTATTGAAAAATGCTCCCTCTCCTTCGGGGAGGGCTGGGGAGGGGGTGCTTCCACTAAAGAAATCAGGGCAAAAAATAGCTTTGATCGGTGCTTTAGCAAATGATAAAACCAGTCCATTGGGAAGCTGGAGAATAGCATCTGACGATAATACGGCAGTTTCGGTTTTGGAAGGGATGCAGCAATACAAAGACAATAAACTAACTTTTGAAAAAGGCGGTGATTTGACGGTTGGGAAAATTTCGTTTTTGGATGAGGTTGTTTTCAATACTACTGACAAAAGCGGTTTTGAAGCGGCCAAAAAAGTGGCTAAAGAAGCGGATGTTGTTGTAATGGTTCTAGGAGAACACGGTTTCCAAAGCGGTGAAGGACGCAGCAGAACGGATCTTAATTTGCCTGGTCTGCAGCAGGAATTGCTGGAAGAAGTTTATAAAGTGAATCCAAATATTGTTTTGGTTTTAAATAATGGACGTCCGTTGAGTATTCCGTGGGCAGCAGAACATGTTCCTGCCATTGTTGAGGCTTGGCATTTAGGAACGCAAACTGGAAATGCGGTAGCACAGGTTCTATACGGGGATTATAATCCAAGCGGCAAACTGCCAATGTCTTTCCCAAGAAATGTGGGACAGGTTCCGATTTATTACAACAGATACAGCACTGGAAGACCTGCAAATACTGATAAAAATGTATTTTGGACGCACTATACAGATGTCGAAAAAACGCCTCAATTTCCGTTTGGTTTTGGTTTGAGTTATACAACATTTGATTATAAAAATTTGAAGTTGAATAATACTGCTTTCGCAAAAGGAGAGCCTGTACAAGTAACTGTTGAAGTGACCAACTCCGGAAATTATGATGGAAAAGAGGTTGTACAATTGTATATTCATGATGATTACGCGAGCATTATTCGCCCGATAAAAGAGCTAAAAGGGTTTGAATTAGTCAATTTGAAAAAAGGAGAAACCAAAACTATTTCTTTTACTTTAACTGATAAAGAGCTTGGTTTTTATGACAATGATGGAAATTATTTGGTTGAGCCAGGAACTTTTAAAATTATGGTTGGAGGAAGCTCAGACAAAGGGTTGGAAAGCGGTTTTGAATTGAAATAG
- the mgrA gene encoding L-glyceraldehyde 3-phosphate reductase, whose product MKYNRCGKSGLLLPEISLGLWHNFGSVDNFENAESIAKEAFDKGITHFDLANNYGPVPGSAEENFGKILWHNFQGNLRDEIVISTKAGYTMWDGPYGDWGSRKYLLSSLDQSLKRMNIDYVDIFYSHRPDPETPIEETMMALDHAVRSGKALYVGISNYSAEQTRVAVDVLKQLGTPCLIHQAKYSMLVRWVEDGLLDVLEEKGVGCIAFSPLAQGLLTDKYLNGIPENSRAHNPNGHLREDEVTQERIQKLIQLNEIAQNRNQCLAQMALAWLQKDKRITSVLIGASSVRQLNNNIECLQNLDFSSDEINAIEKILI is encoded by the coding sequence ATGAAATATAACAGATGTGGAAAAAGCGGGCTATTATTGCCTGAGATTTCTTTAGGATTATGGCATAACTTCGGTTCAGTAGATAATTTTGAAAATGCTGAGAGTATTGCTAAAGAAGCTTTCGATAAAGGAATCACTCATTTTGATTTGGCTAATAATTATGGACCAGTTCCAGGTTCAGCTGAAGAGAATTTCGGTAAAATATTATGGCATAATTTTCAGGGAAATCTTCGTGATGAAATTGTAATTTCGACCAAAGCAGGTTACACTATGTGGGATGGACCTTATGGAGATTGGGGTTCCCGAAAATATTTGCTGTCGAGTTTAGATCAGAGTTTAAAGCGCATGAATATTGATTATGTAGATATTTTTTATTCGCATCGTCCTGATCCCGAAACGCCAATTGAAGAAACTATGATGGCACTTGATCATGCTGTGAGAAGCGGAAAAGCTTTGTATGTTGGAATAAGCAATTATTCGGCAGAACAGACTAGGGTTGCCGTAGATGTATTGAAACAGCTGGGAACGCCTTGTTTGATTCATCAAGCCAAATATTCAATGCTAGTGCGTTGGGTAGAAGATGGCTTACTGGATGTTTTAGAAGAAAAAGGAGTGGGCTGTATTGCTTTTTCGCCTTTGGCGCAAGGGCTTTTAACCGATAAATATTTAAACGGAATTCCTGAAAATTCCAGAGCGCATAATCCAAACGGACATTTAAGAGAAGATGAGGTTACGCAGGAACGTATTCAGAAATTAATTCAATTAAATGAAATTGCTCAAAACAGAAATCAGTGTTTGGCACAAATGGCTCTGGCGTGGCTGCAAAAAGACAAACGAATTACTTCGGTTTTAATTGGTGCAAGTTCTGTTAGACAATTAAATAATAATATTGAATGCCTGCAGAATCTGGATTTTTCTTCGGATGAAATAAATGCAATTGAGAAAATTTTGATATAA
- a CDS encoding glycoside hydrolase family 97 protein — protein MKKGIFFILTLFFFNATFSQEAQDFVVTSPNGKIKVSILVGEKITWSVLHEKNQILAPSSISMTLDQNEVLGKNALVLNSKREKVNTTFESPFYKKSTIKNQYNLLLLNFKNGFSIEYRVFDDGAAYRFITQKKKDITVKSEEVSLNFDQDYGSLMPYVRDLRNPKDPYISSFEAHYANKKISEFAKDTLAFLPFLIDFKNQKKAVFLEANLQDYPGLFVTNNASKSGFQSRFSKYPLQEKNGGFNNINLLITERADYLVKTKGTRNFPWRIIVISENDKDLANNDMVQKLSEPTKIKDISWIKPGKVAWDWWNDWNIYNVDFKAGINTETYKYYIDFASKNKVEYVVLDEGWSLEDDIMKHSPNVDLETLIAYGKERNVDIILWCSWMALTKNTEGILKNYANLGIKGFKVDFLDRDDAKMVNSIYDIAQKAADNKLLIDFHGMHKPTGIQRTFPNILNFEGVKGLENNKWTPNDDVPTYDCSIPFIRMMAGPMDYTPGAMRNATKSEFKPSNSAPESQGTRCHQLALYTIFEAPLQMMADSPTAYMKEQESTNFIAKTPTTFDETVAIDGEVGKFVALARRKASTWYLGAITNWDSREITIDFSFLEKGKKYEAEIFSDGINAEKAAVDYKREIIAVDSATKLKYRLAGGGGLAMVIKY, from the coding sequence ATGAAAAAAGGAATATTCTTTATTTTAACACTGTTTTTTTTTAATGCCACATTTTCGCAGGAAGCTCAAGACTTTGTAGTAACTTCTCCAAACGGAAAAATTAAGGTCAGCATTCTGGTCGGCGAAAAAATAACATGGTCTGTTCTGCATGAAAAAAATCAAATTCTGGCACCTTCCTCTATTTCAATGACTTTGGATCAAAATGAAGTTTTAGGAAAAAACGCTTTGGTTTTGAATTCAAAAAGAGAAAAAGTAAACACTACGTTTGAATCTCCTTTTTACAAAAAAAGTACAATAAAGAATCAATACAATCTCCTGCTTTTAAATTTTAAAAATGGATTCAGCATTGAATATCGTGTTTTTGATGATGGTGCTGCCTATCGGTTCATAACACAAAAGAAAAAAGACATTACGGTTAAATCAGAAGAAGTTAGTTTAAATTTCGATCAGGATTATGGTAGTTTAATGCCGTATGTACGTGATTTGAGAAATCCAAAAGATCCATATATTTCTTCTTTTGAAGCACATTATGCAAACAAAAAAATCAGCGAATTTGCGAAAGATACGTTAGCTTTTTTACCATTTTTAATTGATTTTAAAAACCAAAAAAAAGCAGTTTTTCTTGAAGCCAATCTTCAGGATTATCCGGGATTATTTGTAACTAATAATGCTTCGAAATCCGGATTTCAATCCCGTTTTTCCAAATATCCATTGCAGGAAAAAAACGGAGGTTTCAATAATATCAACCTGCTTATTACAGAAAGAGCTGATTATTTAGTCAAAACAAAAGGAACCAGAAATTTTCCCTGGAGAATTATTGTTATTTCTGAAAATGATAAGGACTTAGCCAATAATGATATGGTTCAGAAATTATCCGAGCCGACAAAAATCAAAGATATCAGTTGGATTAAACCCGGAAAAGTTGCCTGGGACTGGTGGAACGACTGGAACATTTATAATGTTGATTTTAAAGCCGGAATTAACACTGAAACTTATAAATACTACATTGATTTTGCCTCAAAAAACAAAGTCGAATATGTTGTTTTGGATGAAGGTTGGAGCCTTGAAGATGACATAATGAAACATAGCCCAAATGTAGATTTGGAAACTTTAATCGCATACGGAAAAGAACGAAATGTGGACATTATTTTGTGGTGCTCCTGGATGGCTTTAACCAAAAATACAGAAGGAATTTTAAAGAATTATGCCAACTTGGGAATTAAAGGATTTAAAGTTGATTTCTTAGATCGTGATGATGCTAAAATGGTAAATTCGATTTATGATATAGCTCAAAAAGCAGCTGATAATAAATTGCTTATAGATTTTCATGGCATGCATAAACCAACTGGAATTCAGCGTACTTTCCCAAATATCCTAAATTTTGAAGGTGTAAAAGGTTTAGAGAATAATAAATGGACACCAAATGATGATGTTCCGACATATGATTGTTCGATTCCGTTTATCCGAATGATGGCAGGCCCAATGGATTATACACCGGGTGCAATGCGAAATGCTACAAAAAGTGAATTCAAACCAAGTAATTCTGCTCCCGAAAGTCAGGGAACAAGATGTCATCAATTGGCACTTTATACTATTTTTGAAGCTCCTTTGCAAATGATGGCTGATAGTCCTACGGCTTATATGAAAGAACAGGAAAGTACTAATTTTATTGCCAAAACACCAACAACTTTTGATGAAACTGTGGCTATAGATGGCGAAGTTGGTAAATTTGTAGCATTGGCACGAAGAAAAGCTTCAACCTGGTATTTAGGAGCGATTACGAATTGGGATTCCAGAGAAATAACAATTGATTTTTCATTCCTTGAAAAAGGCAAAAAATACGAAGCTGAAATTTTCTCTGACGGAATAAACGCTGAGAAAGCCGCTGTAGATTATAAAAGAGAAATTATAGCCGTAGATTCTGCTACTAAACTAAAATACCGATTAGCAGGCGGCGGCGGATTAGCAATGGTTATAAAATATTAA
- a CDS encoding cellulase family glycosylhydrolase, giving the protein MKNSISKLIVFVFCLANLNSQAQQQLPKITVKGTQFYKGDKPYSYIGTNYWYGSLLASKKIGDRKRLLRELDLMKKNGIDNLRILVGADGGKYDFTVRPALQYEQGKYDEDLLDGLDFLINEMNKRKMYAVLYLTNNWEWSGGMSQYLEWNGKGPIPVPAIAPNTWSQFMSYTEQFHSCEPCMEALNNHVKFIIGRTNSYSKKKYTEDNTIMAWQVGNEPRLFTVENEAKFTTWLNNIVDLIDSLDKNHLISTGSEGLNSSNDSMEIFERTHQNPNIDYLTMHIWPKNWNWFKADNAEKTLPTTLENAGIYIDKHVKVANNLKRPIIIEEFGLPRENESLLNSSSVTNRDVFYNYIFNRVAESVANKGPLQAANFWGFGGEGKPVNETGKWNPGDPLTTDPPQEPQGLNSVFSSDKSTLKIIKKYNCKLK; this is encoded by the coding sequence ATGAAAAATTCTATTTCAAAATTAATTGTGTTTGTCTTTTGCTTAGCGAATTTAAATAGCCAGGCACAACAACAGCTTCCAAAAATTACCGTAAAAGGAACGCAATTTTATAAAGGTGATAAGCCATATTCATACATTGGAACAAATTATTGGTATGGGAGTTTGCTAGCTTCAAAAAAAATTGGAGATCGTAAAAGATTACTTCGCGAACTTGATTTAATGAAGAAAAACGGTATCGACAACTTACGTATCCTCGTTGGTGCTGATGGCGGAAAATATGATTTTACAGTTCGTCCGGCACTACAATATGAACAGGGAAAATATGATGAGGATTTACTTGATGGTTTGGATTTCCTGATTAACGAAATGAACAAGCGCAAAATGTACGCCGTTTTGTATTTGACTAATAACTGGGAATGGTCAGGCGGAATGTCGCAATATTTGGAATGGAATGGCAAGGGGCCAATTCCTGTTCCGGCAATCGCACCAAATACCTGGTCTCAATTCATGTCATATACTGAGCAATTTCATAGCTGTGAACCTTGTATGGAAGCTTTGAATAATCATGTGAAGTTTATTATTGGCAGAACAAACTCTTATTCTAAAAAGAAGTACACAGAAGACAACACGATAATGGCTTGGCAGGTTGGAAATGAACCAAGACTTTTTACTGTAGAAAATGAAGCAAAATTTACAACCTGGCTAAATAATATTGTGGATTTAATTGATAGTTTAGATAAAAATCATTTGATTTCTACAGGTTCAGAAGGATTGAACAGCTCTAATGACAGCATGGAAATTTTTGAGAGAACACATCAAAATCCGAATATCGATTATTTAACGATGCACATCTGGCCAAAAAACTGGAATTGGTTTAAGGCAGATAATGCCGAAAAAACTTTACCTACAACTTTAGAAAATGCCGGGATTTATATCGACAAACATGTAAAAGTCGCAAATAATTTAAAACGCCCAATTATCATTGAAGAATTTGGTTTACCAAGAGAAAATGAGAGTTTACTTAATAGTTCATCTGTTACAAACAGGGATGTTTTTTACAATTATATTTTTAACAGGGTTGCTGAAAGTGTAGCTAATAAAGGTCCACTGCAGGCAGCAAATTTTTGGGGATTTGGCGGTGAAGGAAAACCGGTAAACGAAACAGGAAAATGGAATCCCGGAGATCCTTTGACAACTGACCCTCCGCAGGAGCCACAAGGATTAAATTCGGTTTTTTCATCTGATAAATCAACTTTAAAAATTATAAAAAAATATAATTGTAAACTGAAGTAA